The Urbifossiella limnaea genome has a window encoding:
- the hemW gene encoding radical SAM family heme chaperone HemW, translating into MSDPWFHPRTAYVHVPFCAHHCGYCDFAVATGSDHLVELYLDALAVELAGLGEPFPVETRFIGGGTPTHLSADQLARLLALLNRWLPAPPGSEFSVEANPETFNAEKAAALAAGGVTRVSLGVQSFRPGSLAALERRHTPEQVPRAVDAVRGRGLALSLDLIFAAPGSTPADWAADLDAALAFAPDHVSTYGLTYETGTPLWKARRRGAVPAVPEDAELAMYEHAIDRLTAAGFEHYEVSNFARPGRRCRHNERYWANEAYHGFGTGAARYVGGRRELNVRDTVLYVRRVLAGESPTFQGEELPPRDRAFETLATQLRRADGIARGRFREQTGFALDELVRGRVAALVAAGLLADDGAAVTLTRRGLCVADGVVEDLLKANATG; encoded by the coding sequence ATGTCCGACCCCTGGTTCCACCCGCGCACGGCCTACGTGCACGTCCCGTTCTGCGCCCACCACTGCGGGTACTGCGACTTCGCCGTCGCCACCGGCAGCGACCACCTCGTCGAGCTGTACCTGGACGCCCTGGCCGTCGAGCTGGCCGGCCTCGGCGAGCCGTTCCCCGTCGAGACGCGGTTTATCGGCGGCGGCACGCCCACGCACCTGAGCGCCGACCAGCTCGCGCGCCTGCTCGCGCTGCTGAACCGCTGGCTCCCCGCGCCGCCGGGCAGCGAGTTCAGCGTCGAGGCGAACCCGGAGACGTTCAATGCCGAGAAGGCCGCCGCGCTCGCGGCCGGCGGCGTGACGCGGGTCAGCCTCGGGGTGCAGTCGTTCCGCCCCGGGTCGCTCGCGGCGCTCGAACGCCGCCACACTCCAGAGCAGGTGCCGCGGGCCGTGGACGCCGTCCGCGGGCGCGGCCTGGCGCTGTCGCTCGACCTGATCTTCGCCGCCCCCGGCAGCACCCCCGCCGACTGGGCCGCCGACCTGGACGCCGCCCTGGCGTTCGCCCCGGACCACGTGAGCACGTACGGCCTGACCTACGAGACGGGGACGCCGCTGTGGAAGGCGCGCCGCCGCGGCGCGGTGCCCGCCGTGCCCGAGGACGCCGAGCTGGCGATGTACGAGCACGCCATCGACCGCCTGACCGCGGCCGGGTTCGAGCACTACGAGGTGTCGAACTTCGCCCGGCCGGGGCGGCGCTGCCGGCACAACGAGCGGTACTGGGCGAACGAGGCGTACCACGGGTTCGGCACCGGCGCGGCGCGCTACGTGGGCGGCCGGCGGGAGCTGAACGTCCGCGACACGGTGCTGTACGTGCGCCGCGTCCTCGCCGGCGAGTCGCCCACGTTCCAGGGTGAGGAGCTGCCGCCGCGCGACCGCGCGTTCGAGACGCTGGCGACGCAGCTGCGCCGCGCCGACGGCATCGCCCGCGGCCGCTTCCGCGAGCAAACGGGGTTCGCCCTGGACGAGCTCGTTCGGGGGCGTGTGGCGGCGCTGGTGGCGGCGGGGCTGCTCGCCGACGACGGCGCCGCGGTGACGCTCACCCGCCGCGGCCTCTGCGTCGCCGACGGCGTGGTCGAGGATTTGCTGAAGGCGAACGCGACCGGGTAG
- a CDS encoding WD40 repeat domain-containing protein — MRTTAALLAVTLVAAQPADDARTLKGHTGWVGGVAFSPDGKRLATASADKTVKVWDADTCRELATLKGHTDYVSAVAWSPDGKTLASASFDGTAKLWDAATGGVKHTLTGHRGVVMAVAVSPDGKAMATGGIDTRVVLWDAREPVATLDGHKSWVNAVAFTPDGRTLVSGSSDNTIRLWDVATRKERMVIRPNAAEVRSVAVSPDGKRLAAGTRYGVVKVFDLATGAEVASLKGHAGDVWAVAFSADGRTLASGDGDWNRPGDVRLWDTAGWKERAALRHTGEVLALAFDPTRPRLAAGSWDKTVKVWTLPR, encoded by the coding sequence ATGCGCACCACTGCCGCCCTCCTCGCCGTCACCCTGGTCGCCGCGCAACCGGCCGACGACGCCCGCACGCTGAAGGGCCACACCGGCTGGGTCGGCGGCGTGGCCTTCTCGCCGGACGGGAAGCGGCTCGCCACCGCCAGCGCCGACAAGACCGTGAAGGTGTGGGACGCCGACACCTGCCGCGAACTCGCGACGCTGAAGGGTCACACGGATTACGTCTCTGCCGTGGCGTGGTCGCCGGATGGTAAGACTCTCGCCAGCGCGAGCTTCGACGGCACCGCGAAATTGTGGGATGCCGCGACCGGCGGCGTGAAGCACACCCTCACCGGCCACAGGGGCGTCGTCATGGCCGTGGCGGTATCGCCCGACGGCAAGGCGATGGCCACCGGCGGCATCGACACGCGCGTGGTGCTGTGGGACGCCCGCGAACCCGTCGCGACTCTGGACGGGCACAAGTCCTGGGTCAACGCCGTGGCCTTCACGCCCGACGGCCGCACGCTCGTGTCCGGCAGCTCCGACAACACCATCCGCCTGTGGGACGTGGCGACCCGGAAGGAGCGGATGGTGATCCGGCCGAACGCAGCGGAGGTGCGGTCGGTGGCGGTGTCGCCGGACGGGAAGCGGCTGGCGGCCGGCACGCGGTACGGCGTCGTCAAGGTGTTCGACCTGGCCACCGGCGCCGAGGTGGCGTCGCTGAAGGGGCACGCCGGCGATGTGTGGGCGGTGGCGTTCTCGGCCGACGGCCGCACCCTCGCCAGCGGCGACGGCGACTGGAACCGCCCCGGCGATGTCCGCCTGTGGGACACCGCTGGCTGGAAGGAGCGGGCGGCGCTCCGCCACACCGGCGAGGTGCTGGCGCTGGCCTTCGACCCGACACGGCCCCGCCTCGCCGCCGGCAGCTGGGACAAGACCGTGAAGGTGTGGACGCTCCCGCGGTGA
- a CDS encoding prenyltransferase/squalene oxidase repeat-containing protein, whose product MRTTAALLAALVATLPAPAQESAEPGYIASTLRGFFANTARPDGSFRPGIDPAYEGMSDSAFSDLAPVAYAVVLHKTFGWKLPDEAKTREFLLGRQRDDGSFFNVAGTVGPDSAAGRAYNTTMAVMALKALNTKPRRDPLPVFDAVLKTDYKELPAYMTSFFPLAYLASGKAIPPEADRKIKALMEQDADGYLHDHVAATFHAAHYYRLIGEPVPRGEAMLARVLRDQKPDGSWMLNPPARDRHATFDAVFVVRQLGGNRPAAREALRKAASWSLTCRNRDGGFGHYPGSPSDADACFFHAGTLVMAGYLKPVEPLPPDARLLGWGHLFPVSE is encoded by the coding sequence ATGCGCACCACTGCCGCCCTCCTCGCCGCCCTCGTCGCCACACTTCCCGCGCCGGCCCAGGAGTCCGCCGAACCCGGCTACATCGCTTCCACGCTCCGAGGCTTTTTCGCAAATACGGCCCGGCCCGACGGCTCGTTCCGCCCCGGCATCGACCCCGCCTACGAGGGCATGTCCGACAGCGCGTTCAGCGACCTCGCCCCGGTCGCCTACGCCGTCGTGCTCCACAAAACCTTCGGCTGGAAGCTCCCCGACGAGGCCAAGACGCGCGAGTTCCTCCTCGGCCGGCAGCGCGACGACGGCTCGTTCTTCAACGTGGCCGGCACCGTCGGCCCCGACTCGGCCGCGGGCCGGGCCTACAACACGACGATGGCCGTGATGGCGCTGAAGGCGCTGAACACGAAGCCGCGCCGCGACCCGCTCCCCGTCTTCGACGCCGTGCTGAAGACCGATTACAAGGAGCTGCCGGCGTACATGACGAGCTTCTTCCCGCTCGCGTACCTGGCCAGCGGCAAGGCCATCCCGCCGGAAGCGGACCGGAAGATCAAGGCGCTGATGGAGCAGGACGCCGACGGCTACCTGCACGACCACGTCGCCGCGACGTTCCACGCCGCCCACTACTACCGGCTGATCGGCGAGCCGGTGCCGCGCGGCGAGGCGATGCTGGCCCGGGTGCTGCGCGACCAGAAGCCGGACGGCAGCTGGATGCTGAACCCGCCGGCCCGCGACCGGCACGCCACGTTCGACGCGGTGTTCGTGGTGCGGCAGCTCGGCGGCAACCGGCCCGCGGCCCGGGAGGCGCTGCGGAAGGCGGCATCCTGGTCGCTGACGTGCCGCAACCGCGACGGCGGCTTCGGCCACTACCCCGGCAGCCCGTCCGACGCCGACGCCTGCTTCTTCCACGCCGGCACGCTGGTGATGGCCGGGTACTTGAAACCCGTCGAACCGCTGCCCCCGGACGCCCGCCTCCTCGGCTGGGGGCACCTGTTCCCCGTGAGCGAGTAG
- a CDS encoding ABC transporter ATP-binding protein, with translation MSAPVLAADGIRKAHGGTLALDGVSLAVGEGEVFGLLGPNGAGKTTLISILAGLAAADAGAVTLFGQPFTPADRGRRRLVGIGTQDLSIYPDLTARENLRFFGKLYGLRGADLNSRVTEQLAAVGLADRADDRAGTFSGGMKRRLNLAAAVVHRPRVLFLDEPTTGVDPQSRNHIFEQVKALSAAGMTVLYTSHYLEEVQALCPRLAVLDHGRVKACDTLTNLLRRLDTTLRLGVSAPAGFTERLAALPGVRSVAPTADGFELVVDEAAPALARAAAACAAAGVELTAVTATEPTLERVFLELTGHALRD, from the coding sequence ATGTCCGCCCCCGTGCTCGCCGCCGACGGCATCCGCAAGGCCCACGGCGGCACCCTCGCCCTCGACGGCGTCTCGCTCGCCGTCGGCGAGGGCGAAGTCTTCGGCCTCCTCGGCCCGAACGGCGCCGGCAAGACCACCCTCATCTCGATCCTCGCCGGCCTCGCCGCCGCCGACGCCGGCGCCGTCACGCTGTTCGGTCAGCCGTTCACCCCCGCCGACCGCGGCCGCCGCCGCCTCGTCGGCATCGGCACGCAAGACCTGAGCATCTACCCCGACCTGACGGCGCGCGAGAACCTGCGGTTCTTCGGCAAGCTGTACGGCCTCCGCGGCGCCGACCTGAACAGCCGCGTGACCGAGCAGCTCGCCGCCGTCGGCCTCGCCGACCGCGCCGACGACCGCGCCGGCACCTTCTCCGGCGGCATGAAGCGGCGGCTGAACCTGGCGGCGGCGGTCGTCCACCGGCCGCGGGTGCTGTTCCTGGACGAGCCGACGACCGGCGTGGACCCGCAGAGCCGCAACCACATCTTCGAGCAGGTAAAGGCGCTGAGCGCCGCCGGCATGACGGTGCTGTACACGAGCCACTACCTGGAGGAAGTTCAGGCGCTGTGCCCGCGGCTGGCGGTGCTCGACCACGGCCGGGTGAAGGCGTGCGACACGCTGACGAACCTGCTGCGCCGGCTGGACACGACGCTGCGGTTGGGCGTGTCGGCGCCGGCCGGGTTCACGGAGCGGCTGGCGGCGCTGCCGGGCGTGCGCTCCGTCGCGCCGACGGCGGACGGGTTCGAGCTAGTGGTGGACGAGGCGGCGCCGGCGCTGGCCCGCGCCGCGGCGGCGTGCGCCGCGGCCGGCGTTGAGTTGACGGCGGTGACCGCGACGGAGCCGACGCTGGAACGCGTGTTCCTGGAGCTGACGGGGCACGCGCTGCGGGACTGA
- a CDS encoding sigma-70 family RNA polymerase sigma factor, whose amino-acid sequence MSRDPFASYLTEIDRTPLLTAAEERELAGRIATGDVEARDQLARANLRLVVSIARQYGGRGLALEDLIAEGNVGLLRAVEGFDPAAGTRFSTYAAFWVRQAVRVALNKYGHAVRLPQYMGVLLPKWRRAEAALRDSLGREPLATEIAAELGLKRGQARAVAKALKAVGSARATGGEEDPNALLADIHAAAPQDRLATADEVRAALGSLDQLDEREAAVLRLRFGLDGGEPMTLEDVGRQFGLTRERARQIERSALAALRESLAA is encoded by the coding sequence GTGAGCCGCGACCCCTTCGCCAGCTACCTCACCGAGATCGACCGCACCCCGCTGCTGACCGCCGCCGAGGAACGCGAATTGGCCGGCCGCATCGCCACCGGCGACGTGGAGGCCCGCGACCAACTCGCCCGCGCCAACCTGCGGCTGGTGGTCAGCATCGCCCGCCAGTACGGCGGCCGCGGGCTGGCGCTCGAAGACCTGATCGCCGAGGGGAACGTCGGCCTGCTGCGGGCCGTGGAGGGGTTCGACCCCGCCGCCGGCACGCGGTTCAGCACCTACGCCGCGTTCTGGGTCCGGCAGGCGGTGCGGGTGGCGCTGAACAAGTACGGCCACGCCGTGCGGCTGCCGCAGTACATGGGCGTGCTGCTGCCGAAGTGGCGGCGCGCGGAAGCGGCGCTGCGGGACTCGCTGGGGCGGGAGCCGCTGGCGACCGAAATCGCCGCGGAGTTGGGGCTGAAGCGGGGCCAGGCGCGGGCGGTGGCCAAGGCGCTGAAGGCGGTCGGCTCGGCCCGCGCGACCGGCGGCGAGGAGGACCCGAACGCCCTGCTGGCGGACATTCACGCGGCGGCCCCACAGGACCGGCTCGCCACGGCCGACGAGGTGCGGGCGGCGCTCGGCTCACTCGACCAGCTCGACGAGCGCGAGGCGGCGGTGCTACGGCTGCGGTTCGGCCTCGACGGCGGCGAGCCGATGACGCTCGAAGACGTGGGCCGGCAGTTCGGCCTGACCCGCGAGCGCGCCCGGCAGATCGAGCGCTCGGCGCTGGCGGCGCTGCGCGAGTCGCTGGCGGCGTGA
- a CDS encoding CRTAC1 family protein, protein MRNRRFPVVAGCLLAAALAVVGCSGGGSAVVAPAQPEEPVGPPLFEDVTAASGVAFTYKNGEEAGNFAIIESLGGGAALLDYDGDGLLDVFLPGGGHYRDKTVLGHPCKLYRNLGGFKFEDVTAKAGLDRVTFQYSHGAAAFDYDRDGRPDLLVTGYSRLVLLHNDGDGRFTDVTAKAGLNDKLWSASAGWGDLDGDGFPEVYVTHYGDWGFDTNHPTDCTYDGKTRDVCQPRRFKALPHTLYRNTGNGTFADITPTQNLRTDGKGLGVLVADLNNDGRPDVYVANDTDDNFLYVNRGKAGGPVDLKEGGLFSGMARDDRGMANGSMGLDAADFNRTGLASVVVTNYENELPALYRNRSGPGKEQFTYDTLPSGLAVVGGSYVSWGTGFFDYDLDGWDDLMIVSGHAIRFPTKIDRRQTPLLLRNEAGKFKPVTRQAGPYFRSPHNARGLAVGDLDNDGRPDLVVSHLNEPVSVLRNVADGKNWLGLVLAGEKNRDVVGARVVVTSAGGTQTKFAKGGGSFASTCDPRLLVGLGADAAVTGVTVHWPSGKTQEFSGVTPGAYWVLTEGGVARRR, encoded by the coding sequence ATGCGTAACCGCCGCTTCCCCGTCGTCGCCGGGTGCCTCCTCGCCGCCGCGCTCGCCGTTGTGGGCTGCTCCGGCGGCGGTTCCGCCGTCGTCGCGCCCGCGCAGCCGGAGGAGCCGGTCGGCCCGCCGCTGTTCGAGGACGTGACCGCCGCCTCCGGCGTCGCGTTCACCTACAAGAATGGCGAAGAGGCCGGCAACTTCGCCATCATCGAGTCGCTCGGCGGCGGGGCCGCGCTCCTCGACTACGACGGCGACGGCCTCCTCGACGTCTTCCTCCCCGGCGGCGGCCACTACCGCGACAAGACCGTCCTCGGCCACCCGTGCAAGCTGTACCGCAACCTCGGCGGCTTCAAGTTCGAGGACGTGACCGCGAAGGCCGGCCTGGATCGGGTCACGTTCCAGTACAGCCACGGCGCCGCCGCCTTCGACTACGACCGCGACGGCCGGCCCGACCTCCTCGTGACCGGGTACAGCCGGCTCGTGCTGCTCCACAACGACGGCGACGGCCGCTTCACCGACGTGACCGCGAAGGCGGGGCTGAACGACAAGCTGTGGTCGGCGTCGGCCGGGTGGGGCGACCTGGACGGCGACGGGTTCCCCGAAGTCTACGTCACCCACTACGGCGACTGGGGCTTCGACACCAACCACCCCACCGACTGCACCTACGACGGCAAGACCCGCGACGTGTGCCAGCCGCGCCGCTTCAAGGCGCTGCCGCACACCCTGTACCGGAACACCGGCAACGGCACGTTCGCCGACATCACCCCGACGCAGAACCTGCGCACCGACGGCAAGGGGCTCGGCGTTCTCGTCGCCGACCTGAACAACGACGGCCGGCCGGACGTGTACGTGGCCAACGACACCGACGACAACTTCCTGTACGTGAACCGCGGCAAGGCGGGCGGCCCGGTGGACCTGAAAGAGGGCGGGCTGTTCAGCGGCATGGCCCGCGACGACCGCGGCATGGCCAACGGCAGCATGGGCCTCGACGCCGCCGACTTCAACCGCACCGGGCTGGCGTCGGTGGTCGTGACCAACTACGAGAACGAGCTGCCGGCGCTGTACCGCAACCGCAGCGGGCCGGGGAAGGAGCAGTTCACCTACGACACGCTCCCGTCCGGCCTCGCGGTCGTCGGCGGCAGCTACGTCAGCTGGGGCACCGGGTTCTTCGACTACGACCTGGACGGGTGGGACGACCTGATGATCGTCAGCGGCCACGCCATCCGCTTCCCGACGAAGATCGACCGCCGGCAGACGCCGCTGCTGCTGCGGAACGAGGCGGGGAAGTTCAAGCCGGTGACGCGGCAGGCCGGGCCGTACTTCCGCTCGCCGCACAACGCCCGCGGCCTGGCCGTCGGCGACCTGGACAACGACGGCCGGCCGGACCTGGTGGTCAGCCACCTCAACGAGCCGGTTTCGGTGCTGCGGAACGTGGCGGACGGCAAGAACTGGCTGGGGCTGGTGCTGGCCGGCGAGAAGAACCGCGACGTGGTCGGCGCCCGCGTGGTGGTGACGAGCGCCGGCGGCACGCAGACCAAGTTCGCGAAGGGCGGCGGCAGCTTCGCCTCGACGTGCGACCCGCGGCTGCTGGTGGGCCTGGGCGCCGACGCGGCCGTGACCGGCGTGACGGTCCACTGGCCGTCGGGGAAGACGCAGGAGTTTTCAGGCGTGACGCCCGGGGCGTACTGGGTGCTGACCGAGGGTGGTGTCGCGCGGCGGCGGTGA
- a CDS encoding S1 family peptidase — MIARRALALAALAAAVAVPARGDVVLYRKAVPSTVLFHFESDGSTSVGSGVLVDAEKKLVVTAAHVVDDVVREGRFDVKVAFPVKGKDGRVVTDAVFYAKHPEVRVPGKVVYLNRGKDLALVRLDRLPAGVVAVPLAAENPDPGEPVHVIGNSNYFEGGTFGYSEGKVRNVHHHDKDGRVFYSVTHHAPSNKGDSGGAVLASDGKLLAIISQGTIGEGKRQVVDNSVHFAEIKRALEGLQQPGGRRFVVQGAVDTPGWDEFYFPVTKGAPVTLDLKGDGTTDLDLYADDVDGPGQDTRKFGKKNKTFGKLLVEETGDTDQERKGFTAGWSGYARAQVQNLGGKKGTNTYTLAVDRFGLRNEGDRLAVPLTLLRRIAAKGADSYQFQYTKDGGKARVSVRGDGDTELALTVEGPDGRVVARTTCKEERVDLVWSPAADGLYRVTVRNGGTVWNRYCLTTD, encoded by the coding sequence ATGATCGCCCGCCGCGCCCTCGCGCTCGCCGCCCTCGCCGCCGCCGTCGCCGTGCCCGCGCGCGGCGACGTGGTCCTGTACCGCAAGGCCGTGCCCTCCACGGTGCTGTTCCACTTCGAGTCCGACGGCTCCACGAGCGTCGGCAGCGGCGTCCTCGTGGACGCCGAGAAGAAGCTCGTCGTCACGGCCGCGCACGTCGTGGACGACGTGGTCCGCGAGGGGCGGTTCGACGTGAAGGTGGCGTTCCCGGTGAAGGGGAAGGACGGCCGCGTCGTGACCGACGCCGTGTTCTACGCCAAGCACCCCGAGGTGCGCGTGCCCGGCAAGGTGGTCTACCTCAACCGCGGCAAGGACCTGGCGCTCGTACGGCTGGACCGCCTCCCGGCCGGGGTCGTCGCCGTGCCGCTGGCGGCCGAGAACCCGGACCCCGGCGAGCCGGTCCACGTCATCGGCAACAGCAACTACTTCGAGGGCGGCACGTTCGGCTACTCGGAGGGGAAGGTCCGCAACGTCCACCACCACGACAAGGACGGCCGCGTCTTCTACTCCGTCACCCACCACGCCCCGAGCAACAAGGGCGACAGCGGCGGCGCGGTCCTGGCCTCCGACGGCAAGCTGCTGGCGATCATCTCGCAGGGCACCATCGGCGAGGGGAAGCGGCAGGTGGTGGACAACAGCGTCCACTTCGCCGAGATCAAGCGCGCGCTGGAAGGTCTCCAGCAGCCGGGCGGCCGGCGGTTCGTGGTGCAGGGGGCGGTGGACACGCCGGGGTGGGACGAGTTCTACTTCCCGGTCACCAAGGGCGCCCCCGTCACGCTCGACCTGAAGGGCGACGGCACCACCGACCTCGACCTGTACGCCGACGACGTGGACGGCCCGGGGCAGGACACCCGCAAGTTCGGCAAGAAGAACAAGACGTTCGGCAAGCTCCTGGTCGAGGAGACGGGCGACACGGACCAGGAGCGGAAGGGGTTCACGGCCGGGTGGAGCGGGTACGCCCGGGCGCAGGTGCAGAACCTCGGCGGCAAGAAGGGGACGAACACGTACACGCTGGCGGTCGACCGGTTCGGCCTGCGGAACGAGGGCGACCGGCTGGCCGTGCCGCTGACGCTGCTGCGGCGGATCGCGGCCAAGGGGGCGGACTCGTACCAGTTCCAGTACACGAAGGACGGGGGCAAGGCGCGCGTCAGCGTGCGCGGCGACGGCGACACGGAACTGGCCCTGACGGTCGAGGGCCCCGACGGCCGGGTAGTGGCGCGGACGACGTGCAAGGAAGAGCGCGTCGACCTGGTGTGGTCGCCGGCCGCGGACGGGCTGTACCGCGTGACCGTGCGCAACGGCGGCACGGTGTGGAACCGGTACTGCCTGACGACGGACTGA
- a CDS encoding ATP-dependent RNA helicase — MPRDPLPIDAALPELLAAVRASRAAVLRAPTGAGKTTRVPPALLDVVPGTVVMLEPRRVAARAAARRMAHEHGSALGDVFGYQVRFDRAAGPNTRVLVVTPGVLLRRLHDDPFLDGVGAVVFDEFHERGLDADLALGMVKLVRETVRPDLVAVVMSATIDPGPVAAYLGGAPVVDSAGRSFPVEIVYRPRRTAAEGVREALQLTDGDVLAFLPGLREIRHTADELGDLGVEVLPLHGDLPPEQQDRALQQLGRRKVVLATNVAETSVTVEGVTAVVDTGLARQLEFEPAVGMDRLRLVPISRASADQRAGRAGRTRPGVCLRLWDEPGHRARPEQTEPEIRRVDVCGAALQLLALGETDVSSFPWLDRPRPEAIDQANRLLEQLGLVIASRVVDDLLGRGASPVGVDNPTGLAPRPNGLTDLGREAARLPVHPRLGRLLVEGKLLGDPRRAALAAALLAERDPFVRPDGPPTRTAPPTASDVLDRVEALEAFERTKRLDTPVGQLHRGGAFAVLEARDQFARLLASGGRQPAVPIDRDAVVLRAVFAAYPDRLARRREPGSSRAVTVGGRGVRLAPTSGVREPELFVCADVDAAGADAFVRLASGVDRAWLPAERLTVRTDVTFDDQTERLAARKRTRFDDLILDEVQAHIADEADAARVLAAAARDRLAKVLPDPESDAGRFRTRVRCLRGWLPELNLPAFDAADLGDLLEHLARGRRSLAELRSGPWLDLMRGQLTFDQQRALDREAPDRLEVPSGSHIALQYEEGRPPVLAARIQELFGLTETPRVGGGRVKVLLHLLAPNHRPQQVTDDLASFWKTGYPLVRKELRGRYPKHSWPDDPLTAEAVRGARRRPPT; from the coding sequence ATGCCCCGCGACCCGCTGCCGATCGACGCCGCGCTTCCCGAACTGCTCGCCGCCGTCCGCGCCTCGCGCGCCGCCGTCCTCCGCGCTCCCACCGGCGCCGGCAAGACGACCCGCGTCCCCCCGGCGCTGCTCGACGTGGTTCCCGGCACCGTCGTGATGCTCGAGCCGCGGCGCGTCGCCGCCCGCGCCGCGGCGCGCCGCATGGCGCACGAACACGGCTCCGCCCTCGGCGACGTCTTCGGCTATCAGGTTCGCTTCGACCGCGCCGCCGGGCCGAACACCCGCGTCCTCGTCGTCACCCCCGGCGTGCTGCTGCGGCGCCTCCACGACGACCCATTCCTCGACGGCGTCGGCGCCGTCGTGTTCGACGAGTTCCACGAGCGCGGCCTCGACGCCGACCTGGCCCTCGGCATGGTCAAGCTCGTCCGCGAGACGGTGCGGCCCGACCTGGTCGCCGTCGTGATGTCGGCGACGATCGACCCCGGCCCGGTGGCCGCGTACCTCGGCGGCGCCCCCGTCGTGGACAGCGCCGGCCGCAGCTTTCCCGTCGAAATCGTGTACCGTCCGCGCCGCACCGCCGCGGAGGGCGTCCGCGAGGCGCTCCAGCTCACCGACGGCGACGTGCTCGCGTTCCTGCCCGGCCTCCGCGAGATCCGCCACACCGCCGACGAACTCGGCGACCTCGGCGTGGAAGTGCTGCCGCTCCACGGCGACCTGCCGCCCGAGCAGCAGGACCGCGCGTTGCAGCAGCTCGGCCGCCGCAAGGTGGTGCTGGCCACGAACGTCGCCGAAACGTCGGTGACGGTCGAGGGTGTGACCGCGGTCGTGGACACGGGGTTGGCGCGGCAGCTGGAGTTCGAGCCGGCCGTCGGCATGGACCGGCTGCGGCTCGTCCCCATCTCGCGCGCCTCGGCCGACCAGCGTGCCGGCCGCGCCGGGCGGACGCGGCCGGGCGTGTGCCTGCGGCTGTGGGACGAACCCGGCCACCGGGCCCGGCCGGAGCAGACGGAGCCGGAAATCCGCCGCGTGGACGTGTGCGGCGCCGCCCTTCAACTTCTGGCCCTCGGCGAGACCGACGTGTCGAGCTTCCCCTGGCTCGACCGCCCGCGCCCGGAGGCGATCGATCAGGCGAACCGCCTCCTCGAACAGCTCGGGTTGGTGATAGCTTCACGGGTGGTCGACGACTTGTTAGGCCGGGGCGCAAGCCCCGTCGGGGTTGATAACCCGACGGGGCTTGCGCCCCGGCCTAACGGGCTGACCGACCTCGGCCGCGAGGCGGCGCGACTCCCGGTCCACCCGCGGCTCGGCAGGCTACTGGTGGAAGGGAAGCTCCTCGGCGACCCGCGGCGGGCGGCGCTGGCGGCGGCGCTGCTCGCCGAGCGCGACCCGTTCGTGCGGCCCGACGGCCCGCCGACGCGCACCGCGCCGCCGACCGCGTCCGACGTGCTCGATCGCGTCGAGGCGCTGGAGGCGTTCGAGCGGACGAAGCGGCTCGACACGCCGGTCGGCCAACTCCACCGCGGCGGCGCCTTCGCCGTGCTGGAGGCGCGGGATCAGTTCGCTCGCCTCCTGGCGAGCGGCGGGCGTCAGCCCGCTGTTCCGATCGACCGCGACGCGGTCGTGCTTCGGGCCGTCTTCGCCGCCTACCCCGACCGGCTGGCGCGGCGGCGCGAGCCGGGCAGCTCGCGGGCCGTCACCGTCGGCGGCCGCGGCGTGAGGCTCGCCCCCACCAGCGGCGTCCGCGAGCCCGAACTGTTCGTCTGTGCCGACGTCGATGCTGCCGGCGCCGATGCGTTCGTGCGGCTCGCGTCCGGCGTGGACCGCGCCTGGCTCCCCGCCGAGCGCCTCACCGTCCGCACGGATGTCACCTTCGACGACCAGACCGAGCGCCTCGCTGCCCGCAAGCGGACCCGCTTCGACGACCTGATTCTCGACGAGGTGCAGGCCCACATCGCCGACGAGGCCGACGCGGCCCGGGTGCTCGCCGCCGCGGCCCGCGACCGGCTGGCGAAGGTGCTCCCCGATCCCGAGTCGGACGCCGGCCGCTTCCGCACCCGCGTCCGCTGCCTCCGCGGCTGGCTCCCCGAGCTGAACCTCCCCGCGTTCGACGCCGCCGACCTCGGCGACCTGCTCGAACACCTGGCCCGCGGCCGCCGCTCGCTCGCCGAGCTGCGGTCGGGGCCGTGGCTCGACCTGATGCGCGGGCAGCTCACGTTCGACCAGCAGCGGGCGCTCGACCGCGAGGCGCCGGACCGGCTCGAAGTGCCGAGCGGCAGCCACATCGCGTTGCAGTACGAGGAGGGCCGCCCGCCCGTGCTGGCGGCGCGCATCCAGGAGCTGTTCGGGCTCACCGAGACGCCGCG